In Natronomonas halophila, one DNA window encodes the following:
- a CDS encoding LAGLIDADG family homing endonuclease, protein MARAENTEVIDKFEQFYRDYYRNEIGELAQKYPNEQRSLYIDWDDLYRFDPDLADDFIAQPEQMRDYAEEALRLYDLPVDVKLGQAHVRVQNLQTSTAIRDIRARHRGQLISVSGIVRKATDVRPKVTEAAFECQRCGTLTRIPQTSGEFHEPHECQGCERQGPFNINFDQSEFVDAQKLRVQESPEGLRGGETPQSIDIHIEDDITGQVTAGDHVRVSGILHLDQQESNQEKSPIFDVYMDGLSVEIEDEQFEDMNITDEDKKEIIELSNDDDIYEKMVGSMAPSIYGYEQQKLAIIMQLFSGVTKHLPDGSRIRGDLHMLLIGDPGTGKSQLLQYVRNLAPRSVYTSGKGSSSAGLTAAAVRDDFGDGQQWTLEAGALVLADQGIAAVDELDKMRPEDRSAMHEALEQQSYHPDTEVLLSDGRRVDIGEFVDSQMATNSDEVVDGVNCEILPVDDIGVHSVDFETNETTKLPVDRVSRHEAPDEFVRVTFSNGREVTVTPEHPMFVDDGGEVGTVEARDIEEGAFVPAPRKLPNSSAAVELASEPHVGKEKDIDLPSELSGDLAEILGFLIAEGHSYAGSAHEIGFSNQDERLLERMDGLMQSVFGMESTDTTNEAGTVTKRWVSTKLYRWFESNFPEFMHTARDKRIPSRVLGASEEEIRRFLVGAFAGDGGVESEAMSFSTASEGLAQDYADALSKIGVASRIHHDSVEDSWKIYVMGDSTERFVERVVEPADDRHDDAMAFVERSNETKRHHDVLPTSAAREIRDLKRLLGVSLTGKFRSHLDEEFGVQVETVERELTDLRKHAEEIEDALGGADDLASVREAVGWSGRQLAERLDDETSSAIHYAEDDGYDAARRADLTNRAREAVYEALDEFDRRAAALEKRCDLRYYRVRDVETVPNEGEDACEWVYDVTVEPTNTFVSQGVVLHNSISVSKAGINATLKSRCSLLGAANPKYGRFDQYEPIGEQIDLEPALVSRFDLIFTVTDQPDEEEDANLAEHIINTNYAGELHTHRENTATSNVTEEEVANVTEEVEPTIEAELLRKYIAYAKRNCYPTMTEEAKKEIRDFYVDLRARGQDDDAPVPVTARKLEALVRLAEASARMRLADSVEQEDATRVIEIVRSCLQDIGVDPETGEFDADVVETGQSKSQRDRIKDIKSLISEIEEEYDEGAPIEEVLDRAEEMGTERSKAEHEIEKLRQKGDVYEPKTDHLRTV, encoded by the coding sequence ATGGCGCGCGCGGAGAACACGGAAGTCATTGACAAGTTCGAGCAGTTCTACCGCGATTACTATCGCAACGAAATCGGGGAACTCGCCCAGAAGTACCCGAACGAACAGCGCTCGCTGTACATCGACTGGGACGACCTCTACCGCTTCGACCCGGACCTCGCCGACGACTTCATCGCCCAACCCGAGCAGATGCGCGATTACGCCGAGGAGGCGCTCCGACTCTACGACCTCCCGGTCGACGTCAAACTCGGGCAGGCCCACGTTCGCGTCCAGAACCTCCAGACGTCCACCGCCATCCGTGATATCCGAGCGCGCCACCGCGGCCAACTCATCTCCGTCTCCGGTATCGTCCGCAAAGCGACCGACGTCCGCCCGAAGGTCACCGAGGCAGCCTTCGAGTGTCAGCGCTGTGGCACCCTCACGCGCATCCCCCAGACCTCCGGGGAGTTCCACGAACCCCACGAGTGTCAGGGGTGTGAACGCCAGGGGCCGTTCAACATCAACTTCGACCAATCGGAGTTCGTCGACGCCCAGAAACTCCGCGTGCAGGAATCCCCCGAAGGCCTCCGCGGTGGCGAAACGCCCCAGAGCATCGACATTCACATCGAGGACGACATCACGGGGCAGGTGACCGCCGGCGACCACGTCCGCGTCTCGGGGATTCTCCACCTCGACCAGCAGGAATCCAATCAGGAGAAATCGCCCATCTTCGACGTCTACATGGACGGCCTCTCGGTGGAAATCGAAGACGAGCAGTTCGAGGACATGAACATCACCGACGAGGACAAGAAGGAAATCATCGAACTCTCCAACGACGACGACATCTACGAGAAGATGGTCGGGTCGATGGCGCCCTCCATCTACGGCTACGAACAGCAGAAACTCGCCATCATCATGCAGTTGTTCTCCGGCGTTACGAAACACCTGCCGGACGGCTCCCGGATTCGTGGCGACCTGCACATGCTTCTTATCGGTGACCCCGGTACGGGGAAATCGCAGCTGCTTCAGTACGTCCGAAACCTCGCACCACGCTCGGTCTACACCTCCGGTAAGGGTTCATCGAGTGCGGGTCTGACCGCTGCCGCGGTTCGCGACGACTTCGGCGACGGCCAGCAATGGACGCTGGAAGCCGGCGCGCTCGTGCTCGCGGACCAGGGGATTGCGGCGGTGGACGAACTCGACAAGATGCGCCCGGAGGACCGTTCTGCCATGCACGAAGCACTAGAGCAGCAGTCCTATCATCCGGATACTGAGGTTCTACTTTCCGACGGACGTCGGGTCGATATTGGGGAATTCGTCGACAGCCAGATGGCGACGAACTCCGATGAAGTGGTGGATGGAGTGAACTGCGAAATCCTCCCGGTCGACGATATCGGCGTGCACTCGGTTGACTTCGAGACCAACGAGACGACGAAACTGCCGGTCGACCGCGTGAGCCGTCACGAGGCGCCCGACGAGTTCGTCCGGGTGACGTTCTCGAACGGCCGGGAAGTCACCGTGACGCCCGAACACCCGATGTTCGTCGACGACGGTGGCGAGGTCGGCACCGTCGAAGCACGAGATATCGAGGAAGGTGCCTTCGTACCTGCGCCCCGGAAGTTACCGAATTCGAGCGCGGCGGTCGAACTCGCCAGTGAGCCCCACGTCGGCAAGGAGAAGGACATCGACCTACCATCGGAACTCTCCGGTGACCTCGCGGAGATCCTCGGGTTCCTGATTGCCGAAGGCCACTCCTATGCCGGTTCGGCTCACGAAATCGGCTTCTCGAATCAGGACGAACGTTTGCTGGAGCGGATGGATGGCCTGATGCAGTCGGTGTTCGGCATGGAGAGCACCGATACCACGAACGAGGCCGGTACGGTGACAAAGCGGTGGGTTTCGACGAAACTGTATCGCTGGTTCGAGAGCAACTTCCCCGAGTTCATGCATACGGCACGGGACAAGCGGATTCCGTCACGCGTGCTCGGTGCATCGGAGGAGGAAATCAGACGGTTCCTCGTGGGGGCATTTGCCGGTGATGGCGGTGTCGAAAGCGAGGCGATGTCGTTCTCGACTGCCTCCGAAGGCCTCGCGCAGGACTACGCCGACGCGCTTTCGAAGATCGGTGTCGCCTCGCGGATTCATCACGACAGCGTCGAGGATTCGTGGAAGATCTACGTGATGGGTGATTCGACCGAGCGGTTCGTCGAGCGCGTCGTCGAACCTGCCGATGACCGACATGACGACGCGATGGCTTTCGTCGAGCGGAGCAACGAGACGAAGCGCCACCACGACGTGTTGCCGACGAGTGCGGCACGTGAGATTCGTGATTTGAAACGCCTGCTTGGCGTCAGTCTGACGGGAAAATTCCGCTCCCATCTCGATGAGGAATTCGGTGTGCAGGTCGAGACGGTCGAGCGGGAACTCACGGATTTGCGGAAGCACGCCGAGGAAATCGAGGACGCGCTCGGAGGTGCTGATGACCTCGCTTCGGTCCGCGAGGCCGTCGGCTGGTCGGGTCGACAACTCGCGGAGCGTCTCGACGACGAAACTTCTAGCGCGATTCACTACGCCGAGGACGACGGCTACGACGCCGCACGACGTGCTGATTTGACGAACCGCGCCCGCGAAGCCGTATATGAGGCCCTCGACGAGTTCGACCGTCGTGCCGCCGCGCTCGAAAAGCGGTGTGACCTACGATACTACCGCGTTCGTGACGTCGAGACGGTCCCGAACGAAGGTGAAGACGCCTGCGAGTGGGTCTACGACGTGACCGTCGAACCGACGAACACGTTCGTCAGTCAAGGTGTCGTGCTCCACAACTCCATCAGCGTGTCAAAAGCTGGTATCAACGCAACCCTGAAATCCCGCTGTTCGCTGCTCGGCGCGGCGAACCCGAAATACGGCCGGTTCGACCAGTACGAACCCATCGGCGAGCAAATCGATCTCGAACCCGCGCTCGTCTCCCGGTTCGACCTCATATTCACCGTCACGGACCAGCCCGACGAGGAGGAGGACGCCAACCTCGCCGAGCACATCATCAACACCAACTACGCCGGCGAGTTGCACACCCATCGGGAGAACACCGCCACCTCGAACGTCACCGAGGAGGAGGTCGCCAACGTCACCGAGGAGGTCGAACCGACCATCGAGGCCGAACTCCTCCGGAAGTACATCGCCTACGCCAAGCGGAACTGCTATCCGACGATGACCGAGGAGGCCAAAAAGGAGATTCGGGACTTCTACGTCGACCTGCGGGCCCGCGGGCAGGACGACGACGCGCCAGTTCCCGTGACGGCCCGGAAACTGGAGGCGCTGGTTCGCCTCGCGGAGGCGTCCGCCCGGATGCGCCTCGCGGATTCCGTCGAGCAGGAAGACGCGACGCGGGTCATCGAAATCGTCCGGTCGTGTCTGCAGGACATCGGCGTCGACCCCGAGACGGGGGAGTTCGACGCCGATGTCGTCGAGACGGGTCAATCCAAGAGCCAGCGCGACCGCATCAAGGACATCAAATCCCTCATCAGCGAAATCGAGGAGGAGTACGACGAGGGCGCGCCCATCGAGGAAGTGTTGGACCGCGCCGAGGAGATGGGCACCGAGCGCTCGAAGGCCGAACACGAAATCGAGAAACTGCGGCAGAAGGGTGACGTCTACGAACCGAAGACGGACCACCTACGGACGGTCTGA
- a CDS encoding bacterio-opsin activator domain-containing protein: MSKTPSRSRHSSVIEAEFSLQGSKYPFVGVSETESCTFELAKILPRCGGEYSEFFNVTDVRPGRIMDAAAGNELVEVDLLNEYDDGGLFEFQVGTSCPAVTLAELGAHPREVHSSDGDGRIVAEIPPQNEPPEVIKAFLDEVPEAEFTGKRTKETITPLFTPEAIQQVLHSQLTDRQLELLEAAFEAGYYDWPRRCTGEELAEEFDISSATFSEHIHTAERRLLTVLFDGLNSP; encoded by the coding sequence ATGAGCAAAACTCCGTCTCGCAGCCGGCACTCGTCCGTCATCGAAGCGGAATTTTCGCTTCAGGGGTCGAAGTACCCGTTCGTAGGCGTCTCCGAGACGGAATCCTGCACGTTCGAACTCGCCAAGATACTGCCCCGCTGCGGCGGCGAATACTCGGAGTTCTTCAACGTTACCGACGTCCGTCCGGGCCGTATCATGGATGCTGCGGCCGGCAACGAACTGGTCGAGGTTGACCTCCTCAACGAATACGACGATGGCGGCCTCTTCGAGTTCCAGGTAGGGACCAGCTGTCCGGCCGTGACGCTCGCCGAACTCGGCGCCCACCCGCGGGAGGTCCACAGCAGCGACGGTGACGGCCGCATCGTCGCCGAGATCCCGCCGCAAAACGAACCCCCGGAAGTCATCAAAGCGTTCCTCGATGAGGTTCCGGAGGCGGAGTTCACCGGAAAACGGACGAAGGAGACCATCACGCCGCTTTTCACCCCGGAAGCGATTCAGCAGGTGCTCCATTCCCAGTTGACCGACCGACAGCTCGAACTGCTGGAAGCCGCCTTCGAGGCGGGCTACTACGACTGGCCGCGGCGCTGTACGGGCGAGGAACTCGCCGAGGAGTTCGACATCTCGTCGGCGACCTTCTCCGAACACATCCACACCGCCGAACGGCGACTGCTTACCGTGCTGTTCGATGGGTTGAATTCACCCTGA
- a CDS encoding HalOD1 output domain-containing protein, with amino-acid sequence MAIPERLGVDAVAEFDPETQVYIINRAEADLSPSYSVIKAVSQATATAPDEMQPLYEVIDSDALDQLFAREDPHGTALSDGFARFRYEGTEVTVYADGRTTVSRLDSDES; translated from the coding sequence ATGGCAATACCCGAGCGCCTTGGAGTCGACGCCGTTGCGGAATTCGACCCGGAGACGCAGGTGTACATTATCAACCGAGCCGAAGCGGACCTGTCGCCGTCTTATAGCGTCATCAAGGCCGTTTCCCAAGCAACGGCGACGGCGCCCGATGAGATGCAACCGCTCTACGAGGTAATCGATTCGGACGCGCTCGACCAATTGTTCGCCCGGGAGGACCCCCACGGGACGGCGCTTTCGGATGGCTTCGCCAGATTCCGCTACGAAGGCACTGAGGTAACGGTGTATGCGGACGGCCGAACGACCGTCTCACGGCTCGATTCCGACGAATCCTGA